In Candidatus Limnocylindria bacterium, the following proteins share a genomic window:
- the aroC gene encoding chorismate synthase translates to MRLLTAGESHGPGLVAVLDGVPAGVAIAAADIDSDLRRRQLGYGRGARQKIERDAVNITGGVRHGRSTGAPIALQIANRDAVNWERVMSVEPVLDPPDPVTRLRPGHADLAGALKFGHEDVRDVIERSSARETAARVAAGAIAKAVLRLVGMEVRSETKAIGDVESEPRFDSEAVEASEVRCADASRSQAMVAAIAAAREAGDTLGGIVAVRASGVVAGLGTSAQWDRRLDGRIAQALLSIQSAKGVQFADAFAAARERGSAVHDPISVADGHFTRSRNRAGGLEGGMSNGEDIIVEVAFKPISTLMKPLPSADLRTGASSPAHVERSDVCIIPAAGVVAEAMLALILADALLEKFGSDNADDLVAAVQRYRTRLRPIDQRK, encoded by the coding sequence ATGAGGCTCCTCACCGCCGGCGAGTCGCACGGTCCGGGGCTCGTCGCGGTCCTGGACGGCGTTCCGGCCGGCGTTGCCATTGCCGCGGCCGATATCGACAGCGATCTGCGGCGCCGGCAGCTCGGCTACGGCCGCGGTGCACGACAGAAGATCGAGCGCGACGCGGTGAACATCACCGGCGGCGTCCGGCACGGACGGTCAACGGGCGCGCCGATCGCTTTGCAGATCGCGAACCGCGACGCCGTGAACTGGGAGCGCGTGATGAGCGTCGAACCCGTGCTGGATCCGCCCGATCCGGTGACACGCCTCCGGCCGGGCCACGCCGACCTCGCGGGCGCTCTCAAGTTCGGGCATGAGGACGTGCGCGACGTCATCGAGCGCTCCAGCGCGCGGGAGACGGCGGCGCGCGTGGCGGCCGGCGCGATCGCGAAGGCCGTGCTCAGGCTGGTGGGCATGGAGGTGCGGAGCGAGACGAAGGCGATCGGCGACGTCGAGAGCGAGCCTCGCTTCGATTCCGAGGCGGTCGAGGCAAGCGAGGTGCGCTGCGCGGACGCGAGCCGTTCGCAGGCGATGGTGGCCGCGATCGCCGCTGCGCGAGAGGCAGGCGACACGCTCGGCGGCATCGTCGCCGTTCGCGCGAGCGGCGTCGTCGCCGGACTCGGCACGTCGGCGCAGTGGGATCGCCGCCTCGACGGGCGCATCGCACAGGCGCTGCTGTCGATCCAGAGCGCGAAGGGCGTGCAGTTCGCCGACGCGTTCGCCGCGGCACGCGAGCGCGGCAGCGCCGTGCACGATCCGATCAGCGTCGCCGACGGACACTTCACACGTAGCCGCAACCGCGCCGGCGGCCTCGAGGGCGGCATGAGCAACGGGGAGGACATCATCGTCGAGGTCGCGTTCAAGCCGATCTCGACGCTGATGAAGCCGCTGCCCTCAGCCGACCTTCGCACCGGAGCGTCGTCACCCGCGCACGTCGAGCGCAGCGACGTGTGCATCATTCCGGCGGCCGGCGTCGTCGCGGAGGCGATGCTCGCGTTGATACTCGCCGATGCGCTCCTCGAGAAGTTCGGCAGCGATAACGCGGACGACCTGGTCGCCGCGGTCCAGCGCTATCGCACCCGCCTCCGCCCGATCGACCAGAGGAAATAG